The genomic DNA GTCCTCGAGGCCCGCCCCGACCTGCTCGACCTCCCGGAGGAGGAGCAGCTCGCCGTCGCCCGCGAGCTCGGCTACGAGTACCAGCTCGCCGAGATCAAGCACTCCCTCGAGCGCTTCAACGTGCCGTTCGACGTGTGGTTCTCCGAGCGCACCCTCCACGCGAAGGACGCCTCGGGTTCCAGCCTGATCGACCAGGCCGTCGACCGTCTGCGCGAGCAGGGCCACGTGTTCGACGAGGACGGCGCCGTCTGGGTGCGCACCACCGACTTCGGCGACGACAAGGACCGCGTCATCCGCCGCTCGAACGGCGAGTACACGTACTTCGCCGCCGATGCCGCCTACTACCTGAACAAGGGCGACCGCGGCTTCCGCGACAAGATCTACCTGCTCGGCGCCGACCACCACGGCTACGTGCACCGCCTCAAGGCGGTCGCGGGAGCGGCGGGCGACGACCCCGCGAAGAACATCCAGGTGCTCATCGGCCAGATGGTCTCGATCAACGGAGCCCGCCTCAGCAAGCGCGCCGGCAACATCATCGAGATGGACGACCTGCTCGACTGGCTCGGCACGGACGCGCTGCGGTACTCGCTGGAGCGCTCGCCCGCCGACTCGCCGCTCGACCTCGACCCGGAGCTGCTGCAGAAGCGCACGAACGACAACCCGGTGTTCTACGTGCAGTACGCACACGCCCGCACCCACAACGTCGCGCGCAACGCCGCCGACTCCGGCATCGACCGCTCGGTCTTCGCCCCGGAGACGCTCACGCACGAGACCGAGGCGGCGCTGCTGGGCGCGCTGCAGGAGTTCCCGCGCATCGTCGCGTTCGCCGCCGAGGTGCGTGAGCCGCACCGCGTCGCGCGCTACCTGGAGGAGCTCGCCGGGCTGTACCACCGCTGGTACGACAACTGCCGGGTGATCCCCCTGAGCGACGCCCCGGTCGAGGACGTGCACCGCACGCGCCTGTGGCTGAACGACGCCGCCGGCCAGGTCTTCCGCAACGGGCTCGACCTGCTCGGCGTCTCCGCGCCCGAGCGCATGTAGGGAGCGCCATGAGCGACGACAACCCGACCCTCCCGTACCCGAAGCCCTCGGACGAGCACCCGACGCTCGTGGTCCCCGACCCGGCGGACGGTCGGCGGAAGAGCGCAGCGCCGCGGCGGCGCCGGTGGCCCTGGGTCGTCCTCATCGTCGTGGTCGTGCTCGCCGCCCTCGTGGTCGCGGCGGAGCTCGTCGCCCGTGCCGTGCTCCCCGGCGTCGTGCGGTCGATGGTGATCGAGCAGCTCGACCTGCCCGCCGACCAGCAGCTCGATGTCGAGACCGAGGGGATCCTGTTGCCGCAGCTGCTCGCCGGCCGCCTCGACATCCTGCGCCTGTCGACCGACGCCGTGACGCTGCAGGGCATCACGGGGGCGGCCGACGTCACCGCGACGGGCGTCCCGCTGCGCGGCGGCGACCTCGATGGCGCCGACGGCACCATCCGCATCGACCAGGAGCAGTTCACCGCTCTGCTCTCGGACACCGACCTGCCCGTCGACACGGTCGAGTTCGCCGCGCCGAACGCGACGCTCGGCGGCTCCTTCGCGGTGCTCGGGACGGCGGTCCCGGTGTCCGTCACGTTCACCCCCGGCGCCGTCGAGGGCGACCTCGAACTCACGCCGGTGGCGGCCAGCGTCGGCGGCGTGGAGGTCGACCTCGACCGCGTCGGGTCGTCGCTCGGCTCCCTCGGCGAGGGGATCACCCAGCCACGACGGGTGTGCATCGCCGACCAGCTCCCGGCCGGTCTCACGCTGACGGGGGTCGAGATCGTCGGCGACGACGCCGTGATCGACGTCGATGCGGACGGCGCGATCGTCACCGACGAGGCACTCCAGGCGAAGGGCACCTGCGACCGCTGAGCGGACCCCGGTTCACCCGGGCAGGCGCTCCTGCAGGCGCGCGGCGAGTTCCGCCGGCCGTTGCAGGGGGATGCCGTGACCGCACCCCTCGACGATCTCGAGCGTGCTGCGCGGGTGCACGCGGTTCAGCAGCGCGGCGGAGCGGCGCATGAGCGGCTTCTCCTCCGCGCCGACGAGCACCAGCGCCGAACCGGGATGCGCACGCCACGCGGGCGGCGGTGTGAAACGCAGGTTCTCCTCGACCGCGCGCAGCAGCGTCGTGCGTGAGAGGGCGGCGGAGGTCTCCAGGTAGCGGGGAAGCAGTTCTTCCGGGATGAACAGCTCTCGTGCCTGCAGACGGGCGAAGCGCTCGTTCCTGGCGAGTCCGGCGGTGAGGCGGAGCAGCGCCAGAGTGGGCCCGACGGCCCGGATCGGCTCCGCCTGAGCGCTGATGACGACGGCGTCGGCGACGAGGTCCGGGCGTCGTGCCGCCAGCAGGACGGCGAGCTGCGCGCCGAGGGAGAAGCCGACGACGGTGGCCGGTCCGGTCTCCCGCTCCAGCAGGGGGACGAGCGCCGCCACCGTCTCCCCGTGCGATGCGTAGTCGACGCTCGCGCTGCGGCCGTGACCGGGGAGGTCCGGGACGACGACCCGGCGCGCGGGATCGAGGTGTCCGCGCAGCGGCTCCCACATCCACCCGGCGACCCCGCCGCCGTGCAGGAGCAGAAGCGGTGGTGTCCCCGGGGGACCCGATGTCTCGTGATGCATGTCACTCCGTCTCGAAGCTCGCGGCCATCCGGCCGACGGTGTCGATCGCGCTCTCCAAGGTCGCGCGATCCAGGGGACCCAGCGTGCGTGCGGCCGAGAGCAGTCCGAGGGTGGCGCTGGAGAGAGCGAGGGCCAGGGCTTCGGGCTCCACATCCGGCACGATCCGGCCCTGGCGCTGGAGGTCACGGATCCCGGCGACGACCCGTTCGTGACGCGTCCGGTACCGGGAGGTCGGCTGCGCGGCGACGTGGGCGCCGAGCACTCCCGCGTCGTCGAGGAACGCGGCCGTCATGAGCTCGTCGCCGAGCAGCGCCGCCGCCGTGGCGCGGTAGAGGGCGCTGAGCGACGGCTGCGGTCCCGCGGTGCGGGCGACGGCGTCGGCGATCCGCACGGTGCCGCGCTGGAGCAGGGCATCGAGGATGTCGCGTTTCGCCGCGAACTCCAGGTAGACGGCGCCCTTGCCGATACCGGCCGCGCGCGCGATCGCGGCGACGTTCATCGCGTCGAAGCCCTCGGCCAGGACCATGCGCTCCGCCGCGTCGAGGATGCGTCCCCGACGGTCGGGCACGAGCGGCCTAGGCATCGGAGCCTCGGGCGAACCAGTCGCGCAGGGCGGGGATCACGAGGTCGGGACGGTCCCGTTGCACCCAGTGCCCGGCGCCGGGGGCCACGAGGAGCTGCCCGTCGGGCAGGATCTCCGCGGCCTCCTCGACCCGCCGGAGAGGGACACCGGAGTCGCGGTCGCCGTGCACGAGGAGGACCGGGACGCGGATCTCGGCGAGTCGATCACGGTAGTCGGTGCGGAGTCGCAACGGCCGCACCTGATCCCGCTGCCAGTCGCCGAACGTCGTGAGACCGGAGCCGGTCGCGGCCTCGGCGAGCACCGCGTCGACGAGACCAGGGGTGCGGGCGTCGGGGGAGCGCACGAGATCCTGGAGGCCTCGCGTCATCGCCTTCCGGTCGCGTGCGTAGACGCGTGTCATCGCACCGAGCAGGCCCGAACGCAGGAGCAGGAACGTCGACAGGTGCGAGAGGGGCCCGAAGGTGCCGTCCGTCAGGCGCGGCATCAGGCCGTAACTGCCGAGGAGGGCAGCGGCGTGTGCTCCGTCCGGGCGGTCGAGCAGATGGCCCAGCGCCATCCCCGCGCCCATCGAAAGACCCCCGATGGCATACGCGTGCAGCTCGAGAGCGTCGACGAGGTCGCCGACGTACTGCACCAGGCGCTCCTGGGTCAGCGACGCATCGAGGCGTGGGCTGCGTCCGAAGCCGGGGTGGTCCGGCGCGAGGACGCGGTGTCCGGCCGCCGCCAGCGCCGGCCCGACCTCGCCCCAGGAGAGCTCCGCACTGTCGGCCCCGCCGCCGTGCAGCAGCAGCACGGGTGTCTGCGTCTCGCCGGAGGGGCGCCATTCCAGGACCGACACCGCGGCGCCGGGAACGGTCACGGTGTGCCGTCGTGGTGCGGACATGCGTCCCCTCTCGTTGTGACCATACTATCGATTCCGGTCACAACAAGGACCTCACTCCGGGGCGGCGGTGCCGTTCTCCTCGGCCGCCGCGCGCTGGGCGTCGCGCAGCTCGGCCGTCGCGATCTTCACGTCGACCTCGGCGCGCTGCAGCCGTCGCTGCACGAACGTCCGCGCACCGAACCGTTCGTGCAGGCGGTCGCCGCGCTCCTCTTCGGCGGTCACGATGTAGGCGCACGCGACGAGGATGACCTGCGTGGACAGCTGGAGCCAGATTAGGAGCGCGAGGAGCGAGGCGAACGACGCGAGGAGGGGGTTGCTCGTCGCTCCGCCCACGAACAGTCCGGAGAGCTGCTGCAGCACGATGAGGCCGAAGGCGCCGAGGAAGGCGCCGCTCCACAGGGAGCGCGCGGCGGGCCGGACGCCGGACAGCAGGAGGAAGGCGCCGACGATCAGGGCCGCATCGAGGATGAAGACCACGAGCAGCGACAGGAGACGGACCGTCCAGGCGAGCAGCGGCGAATCCGACGGCACCCCGAGCAGATCGCCGATCCAGGTCACCCCGAGCTGTCCGATGAAGGTGATCCCGGCGGCGAGCACGAACGCGAGCCCGATGCCGACGGCGAGCAGGAGGTTGCGGACGATGACCCAGATCCACAGGATGTCCGCCTGGATCGTGCCGGCGATGGTCCGGATGGCCGTGCGGAGCGAGCCGATGGCGCCGAGAGCGGCACCGACCAGCGCGACGAGGGAGATGATGCCGGCGATCGAGAACGAGGCCGGAGTCCGGAGGTCGTTCGTATTGATGACACCGCCCTCGCCGATGAGCCCGGGGACCGCGGATTGCACGGCGTCGATGATCGCGCGCCAGGCCTCCGGGTTGCCGGACAGCCAGAGGGCCGCGAGGGAGAAGCCGAGGAGCACGCCCGCGAAGACGCTGAACAGGGCCCGGTAGGTCACGCTGTCGGCGAGCATCGGGCCACGGCGCTCGGAGTACAGCAGCACGGCCCTGACCGGGCGCCGGGCGAGGGCCCAGGCGATCACCGGACCCGTGATGCGGGCGACCAGCCCCGGGCGGGCCGGGGCTGCGGAGTGGTTCTCGGAGTCTCGGTTGTCGGTGTCTGCCACGTGCCCACCCTACGAGCCGGGCGGTACCGCTCCCCAGGGGGTTGACGCGGCGTGTCACCGTGACCAGGCAGCGACAGAGGGTGCCCTAGAATCGGGGCAACTCGATGTGCGCCTCCGCCCGAGATCCGTCCCACGATTGGTGTTCCGTGCTCGACTCTGCCGCCACGCTCGCTCCGGACTGGCTCGTCGTCCCCGAAGATCCGAACGATCTCGCGCCGGGTGTCTGGCCGGCTTCGGCCACGCGCGACGACGACGGCAGCCTGGTGCTCGCCGGAGTGCCGGCGCCCGAGCTCGCCCGCACCTACGGCACGCCGCTCCTCGTGCTCGATGAGGACGAGGTGCGGCGCCGCGCCCGGGCCTTCCGCGACGCGTTCGACCGCGCCGCCTCGGCGCACGGCACGACCGCGCAGGTGTACTACGCCGGCAAGGCCTTCCTATGCACGACGGTCGCCCGCTGGGTCGTCGACGAGGGGCTGCGCATCGACGTGTGCACCGGCGGCGAGCTCGAGGTCGCCCTCGCCGCGGGGGTCGCACCGGCCTCGCTGGGCTTCCACGGCAACAACAAGTCGGTCGCCGAGCTGGAGCGCGCTGTCGCTCTCGGCATCGGCACGATCGTCGTCGACAGCGCGATCGAGATCGAGCGCCTCGCCGCCATCACGGCCCGGACGGACACCGTGCAGCGCGTCATGGTCCGGGTCATCAGCGGCGTCCACGCCGAGACCCACGACTTCCTCGCCACGGCCCACGAGGACCAGAAGTTCGGCTTCCCGCTCGCCGAGGCCGAGGTCGCCGTGGCCCGCATCCGCGAGATCCCGGGGCTGGAGTTCGCCGGCCTGCACTGCCACATCGGCTCCCAGATCTTCGGCGTGGCCGGGTTCCGCGAATCCGCGTCGCGCGTGCTCGAACTGCACGCCGCCCTCCTCGAGGACGGCCCGGTGCCGCAGCTGAACCTCGGCGGCGGCTTCGGCATCGCCTACACCCGCGTCGACGACCCCACGCCGATCGACGAGCTGGCCGACGGCATCGTGGCGGCGGTCGCCGAGGGCTGCGCGGCGCGGGGCATCGCGGTGCCCGCGCTCTCGTTCGAGCCCGGGCGCGCGATCGTCGGCACGGCGGGCGTGACCCTCTACGAGGTCGGCACGACGAAGGACGTCACGGTCGCCTCCGGGGCCACGCGGCGGTACGTCAGCGTCGACGGCGGGATGAGCGACAACGCCCGTACGGCTCTCTACGGTGCCAGCTACTCCGCCCGCCTCGCCTCGCGGACGGGGACGGACGAGCCCCAGCTGAGCCGAGTGGTCGGCAAGCACTGCGAGTCCGGCGACATCGTCGTCGACCACGAGTACCTCCCCGGAGACGTGACACCGGGCGATCTGCTGGCCGTCCCGGCGACCGGCGCCTACTGCGCCTCGCTCGCGAGCAACTACAACCACGTCCCGCGGCCGCCCATCGTGGCGGTGCGGGAGGGGCGCTCGCGGGTGATCGTCCGCGGCGAGACCGTCCACGACCTGCTGGCCCGCGACGCGGGCATCGACGGGGCGCACGCCCCCGAGGGAGCACGATGACCCACCCCGAAGGAGCACCCATTGACTGACTACAGACGACTTCGCGTGGCGCTGCTGGGCGCCGGGGCCGTCGGCTCCCAGGTGGCGGCCCTCCTGCTCCGCCACGGCGACGAACTGGCCGACCGCGCGGGTGCCGCGCTGGACCTGGCCGGAATCGCGGTCCGTGACCTCGACGCGCCCCGCGACGTCGAGCTCCCGAAGGAGCTCTTCACGACCGACGCCGAGTCGCTCATCCTCGGCGCCGACATCGTGATCGAGCTCATCGGCGGCATCGAGCCCGCCCGCACCAACATCCTCCAGGCGATCGGCTCGGGAGCCGACGTCGTCACGGCCAACAAGGCGCTGCTGGCCACCCACGGACCGGAGCTGTTCGAGGCGGCGGATCGCGTCGGCGCCTCGGTCTACTATGAGGCGGCGGCCGCGGGTGCCATCCCGATCATCCGTCCGCTGCGCGACTCGCTCGCGGGCGACCGCGTCGTGCGGATCATGGGCATCGTCAACGGCACCACGAACTACATCCTCGACCGGATGGACACCGAGGGCGCCGACTTCGCCGACGTGCTGGCGGACGCGCAGCGCCTCGGATATGCGGAGGCCGACCCGACCGCGGACGTCGAAGGCTACGACGCCGCGCAGAAGGCCGCGATCCTCGCCAGCCTCGCCTTCCACACCGCGGTGCCGCTGGAGGCGGTGCACCGCGAGGGGATCACCACCATCACGGCGTCGATGATCGAGGAGGCCCGCGCGGCGGGCTTCGTGATCAAGCTGCTCGCCGTCTGCGAGCGCATCGAGGCCGACGGCGCCGAGTCCATCTCGGTGCGGGTCTACCCCGCCCTCGTGCCGGTCGCCCACCCTCTCGCCTCCGTGCACGGTGCCAACAACGCCGTCTTCGTCGAGGCCGAGGCGGCGGGCTCCCTCATGTTCTACGGCGCCGGCGCGGGCGGTATCCAGACGGCCTCGGCCGTGCTCGGCGACGTGGTCTCCGCCGCTCGTCGGCACATCGCCGGCGGCGTCGGCGTGGGCGAGTCCACCCGGGCGAACCTCCCCGTCGTGCCCATCGGCCACGTGACCACGCGCTACCAGATCACCCTCGAGGTCTCCGACGCCCCCGGCGTGCTGGCGACCGTCGCCGGTATCCTCAGCGACGGCGGGGTGTCCGTCGCGACCGTCGTCCAGACCGTCGAGGGGGAGGACGAGCCGACCGCACGCCTCATCATCGGCACGCATCGCGCGACGGAGCAGGCCCTCAGCGACACGGTGGACGTGCTCGCGGGCAGCGACGTCGTCGCCCGCGTGGTGTCCGTCCTCCGGGTGGAAGGCGAGTGACCACCGTGACGGCCACGGCTCCCGCCCCCGAGGAGCACGGTGCGCGTGTGGGTCGCACGGTCGAGGTGACGGTGCCGGCGACGAGCGCCAACCTCGGCCCCGGCTTCGACACGCTCGGCCTGGCGCTCAGCATCTACGACCGGCTCGAGGTGACGGCGCTCCCCGAGGGGCAGCTCGAGATCGAGGTCTCCGGTTCCGGTGCCGAGGACATCCCGCGGGATGCCTCCAACCTCATCGTCCGGACGATCGCCCACGTGTTCGCCGACGCAGGCCGGCCGATGCCCGGTCTGCGCATCGTGGCCGAGAACGCCGTCCCGCACGGCCGAGGCCTCGGGTCCTCCGGCGCGGCCGTCGCTGCCGGCGTGCTCGCGGCGAAGGGGCTGCTGGCGGGAGACGTCGACATCTCCGACACCGATCTGCTGCGCCTGGCGACCGAGCTGGAGGGCCACCCGGACAACGTGGCCCCTGCGCTGTTCGGCGGGCTCACGATCGCGTGGATGGGGGAGCGCGGCCCGCAGCACAAGAAGCTCCTCGTGCACCGCGGCGTCTCCCCGCTCGTCCTCGTCCCGGCGTACACGATGTCCACCTCGCAGGCCCGGTCGCTGCAGCCGCCGCACGTCTCCACGGCCGACGCGGTGTTCAACGTGTCCCGGTCCGCACTGCTCATCGCCGCGCTGATGCAGAGCCCGGAGCTGCTGCTCGACGCGACCGCCGACCGCCTGCACCAGGACTACCGCGCCGGTGCCATGCCGGAGACGCAGCGCCTCGTGCAGGCTCTGCGTGCCGCCGGATTCGCGGCGGTCGTCTCCGGCGCCGGACCCAGCGTGCTCGTGCTCGCCGACGGTCCCGGCAGCCGTCTGGACGCCGTCGAGGTGGCCAATCAGGTGACCGACACCCCGTGGGAGGCGCTCCTGCTCGCCGTCGACGTCCGTGGTGGTACAGTGGGGGATCGAGCGGAGGGCTCCACGTAGCATTCGTGAATCTGGCCCCATTGCATCTCTTGCAAGACCCGCACGCGAACCCCTGAGGCCCAAGTGCCGAGGCTGGCTGACGCCGAGCGTCAGCCCGTGCGATCGTGCGCAGCACCCGTTGTGCGCGTTCACGCTCATTTCCCATGACCTATAAGGGAGTACTCGTGGAGAACCTCTCCGAGACCCAGAACGATCAGGCGGCTCCGACCGCCGATGCCCCCGTCGCCGAGCAGGCGACCGAATCCGCTCCGGCCAAGAAGCGCGCACCGCGTCGGGCGAACACCGCTACGGCTGCGGCCAAGGCGGCCAAGGCCGCGGAGGAGTCCGGCTCGGCGGAGGCCCCTGCGGCTGCCGGCGACTCCGCCGAGGCGGCGGAGGCGGCCCCGAAGGCGAAGGCTCCGCGCCGCACGCGGGCGAAGAAGGCGGACGCCGAGGCTCCGGCCGAGGCCGCACCGGCCGAAGCGGCACCGGCTGCCGAGACCACCGAGGCGCCCGCCGAGGCCCCCAAGTCCGCCCGCGGCCGTCGCACGAAGAAGGCGGATGCCGAGGCCTCGGAGGCGAAGACCGAGAAGGCCGAGGCCGCACCGGCCGACAGCGCGGCGGAGACCGCCGACGCGGGCACCGCCCAGGGCGGCCGCGCCAAGAACGACGCGGCGAAGAGCGAGTCGAAGAACGACGGCGCTGCCGCGAAGAACGAGGCCGAGGCGGACGCTCCCTCGAAGGACTCGTCCGGCGAGGCCGACAACGGCGAGGAGCAGGGCGGTCGGGGCCGCAGCCGCAACCGCAACCGCAACCGTGGCCGTGGCCAGGGCGGCGGTCAGGAGCAGGCGCAGAACGCGCCGGCCGACGACGACCAGTCGGGTAACGGCAACGGCCGCAACCGTCAGCGCAACAAGCGTCGCAGCGGCGGCCAGGTCGACGAGTTCGAGACGGAGATCACCGAGGACGACGTCCTCATCCCGATCGCCGGCATCCTCGACGTGCTCGACAACTACGCCTTCGTGCGCACCACCGGTTACCTGGCCGGCCCGAGCGACGTATACGTCTCGCTCGGCCAGGTCAAGAAGTACAATCTCCGCAAGGGCGACGCCGTCGTCGGCTCCATCAAGCAGCCGCGCGAGGGCGAGCAGCAGGGTCGGCAGAAGTACAACGCCCTGGTCAAGGTCGACTCGATCAA from Microbacterium paraoxydans includes the following:
- the argS gene encoding arginine--tRNA ligase, with product MNPETLAHALLAVLAPIAEERRPGEPFDLSAADIVLERPRNRDHGDWASNIAMRLAKPFGTNPRELAQQIADGLADVDGIASVEVAGPGFLNIRLDAAAAGALAKVIVDAGPAYGTNSSQEGVSVNVEFVSANPTGPLHIAHTRWAALGDAIVRLLLASGARAVREYYINDAGVQMDRFAASVLAAAKGEPTPEGGYPGEYIATLAGRVLEARPDLLDLPEEEQLAVARELGYEYQLAEIKHSLERFNVPFDVWFSERTLHAKDASGSSLIDQAVDRLREQGHVFDEDGAVWVRTTDFGDDKDRVIRRSNGEYTYFAADAAYYLNKGDRGFRDKIYLLGADHHGYVHRLKAVAGAAGDDPAKNIQVLIGQMVSINGARLSKRAGNIIEMDDLLDWLGTDALRYSLERSPADSPLDLDPELLQKRTNDNPVFYVQYAHARTHNVARNAADSGIDRSVFAPETLTHETEAALLGALQEFPRIVAFAAEVREPHRVARYLEELAGLYHRWYDNCRVIPLSDAPVEDVHRTRLWLNDAAGQVFRNGLDLLGVSAPERM
- a CDS encoding LmeA family phospholipid-binding protein, with amino-acid sequence MSDDNPTLPYPKPSDEHPTLVVPDPADGRRKSAAPRRRRWPWVVLIVVVVLAALVVAAELVARAVLPGVVRSMVIEQLDLPADQQLDVETEGILLPQLLAGRLDILRLSTDAVTLQGITGAADVTATGVPLRGGDLDGADGTIRIDQEQFTALLSDTDLPVDTVEFAAPNATLGGSFAVLGTAVPVSVTFTPGAVEGDLELTPVAASVGGVEVDLDRVGSSLGSLGEGITQPRRVCIADQLPAGLTLTGVEIVGDDAVIDVDADGAIVTDEALQAKGTCDR
- a CDS encoding alpha/beta fold hydrolase, whose product is MHHETSGPPGTPPLLLLHGGGVAGWMWEPLRGHLDPARRVVVPDLPGHGRSASVDYASHGETVAALVPLLERETGPATVVGFSLGAQLAVLLAARRPDLVADAVVISAQAEPIRAVGPTLALLRLTAGLARNERFARLQARELFIPEELLPRYLETSAALSRTTLLRAVEENLRFTPPPAWRAHPGSALVLVGAEEKPLMRRSAALLNRVHPRSTLEIVEGCGHGIPLQRPAELAARLQERLPG
- a CDS encoding TetR/AcrR family transcriptional regulator, producing the protein MPRPLVPDRRGRILDAAERMVLAEGFDAMNVAAIARAAGIGKGAVYLEFAAKRDILDALLQRGTVRIADAVARTAGPQPSLSALYRATAAALLGDELMTAAFLDDAGVLGAHVAAQPTSRYRTRHERVVAGIRDLQRQGRIVPDVEPEALALALSSATLGLLSAARTLGPLDRATLESAIDTVGRMAASFETE
- a CDS encoding alpha/beta fold hydrolase, which codes for MSAPRRHTVTVPGAAVSVLEWRPSGETQTPVLLLHGGGADSAELSWGEVGPALAAAGHRVLAPDHPGFGRSPRLDASLTQERLVQYVGDLVDALELHAYAIGGLSMGAGMALGHLLDRPDGAHAAALLGSYGLMPRLTDGTFGPLSHLSTFLLLRSGLLGAMTRVYARDRKAMTRGLQDLVRSPDARTPGLVDAVLAEAATGSGLTTFGDWQRDQVRPLRLRTDYRDRLAEIRVPVLLVHGDRDSGVPLRRVEEAAEILPDGQLLVAPGAGHWVQRDRPDLVIPALRDWFARGSDA
- a CDS encoding YihY/virulence factor BrkB family protein, which gives rise to MADTDNRDSENHSAAPARPGLVARITGPVIAWALARRPVRAVLLYSERRGPMLADSVTYRALFSVFAGVLLGFSLAALWLSGNPEAWRAIIDAVQSAVPGLIGEGGVINTNDLRTPASFSIAGIISLVALVGAALGAIGSLRTAIRTIAGTIQADILWIWVIVRNLLLAVGIGLAFVLAAGITFIGQLGVTWIGDLLGVPSDSPLLAWTVRLLSLLVVFILDAALIVGAFLLLSGVRPAARSLWSGAFLGAFGLIVLQQLSGLFVGGATSNPLLASFASLLALLIWLQLSTQVILVACAYIVTAEEERGDRLHERFGARTFVQRRLQRAEVDVKIATAELRDAQRAAAEENGTAAPE
- the lysA gene encoding diaminopimelate decarboxylase — its product is MLDSAATLAPDWLVVPEDPNDLAPGVWPASATRDDDGSLVLAGVPAPELARTYGTPLLVLDEDEVRRRARAFRDAFDRAASAHGTTAQVYYAGKAFLCTTVARWVVDEGLRIDVCTGGELEVALAAGVAPASLGFHGNNKSVAELERAVALGIGTIVVDSAIEIERLAAITARTDTVQRVMVRVISGVHAETHDFLATAHEDQKFGFPLAEAEVAVARIREIPGLEFAGLHCHIGSQIFGVAGFRESASRVLELHAALLEDGPVPQLNLGGGFGIAYTRVDDPTPIDELADGIVAAVAEGCAARGIAVPALSFEPGRAIVGTAGVTLYEVGTTKDVTVASGATRRYVSVDGGMSDNARTALYGASYSARLASRTGTDEPQLSRVVGKHCESGDIVVDHEYLPGDVTPGDLLAVPATGAYCASLASNYNHVPRPPIVAVREGRSRVIVRGETVHDLLARDAGIDGAHAPEGAR
- a CDS encoding homoserine dehydrogenase — encoded protein: MTDYRRLRVALLGAGAVGSQVAALLLRHGDELADRAGAALDLAGIAVRDLDAPRDVELPKELFTTDAESLILGADIVIELIGGIEPARTNILQAIGSGADVVTANKALLATHGPELFEAADRVGASVYYEAAAAGAIPIIRPLRDSLAGDRVVRIMGIVNGTTNYILDRMDTEGADFADVLADAQRLGYAEADPTADVEGYDAAQKAAILASLAFHTAVPLEAVHREGITTITASMIEEARAAGFVIKLLAVCERIEADGAESISVRVYPALVPVAHPLASVHGANNAVFVEAEAAGSLMFYGAGAGGIQTASAVLGDVVSAARRHIAGGVGVGESTRANLPVVPIGHVTTRYQITLEVSDAPGVLATVAGILSDGGVSVATVVQTVEGEDEPTARLIIGTHRATEQALSDTVDVLAGSDVVARVVSVLRVEGE
- the thrB gene encoding homoserine kinase gives rise to the protein MTATAPAPEEHGARVGRTVEVTVPATSANLGPGFDTLGLALSIYDRLEVTALPEGQLEIEVSGSGAEDIPRDASNLIVRTIAHVFADAGRPMPGLRIVAENAVPHGRGLGSSGAAVAAGVLAAKGLLAGDVDISDTDLLRLATELEGHPDNVAPALFGGLTIAWMGERGPQHKKLLVHRGVSPLVLVPAYTMSTSQARSLQPPHVSTADAVFNVSRSALLIAALMQSPELLLDATADRLHQDYRAGAMPETQRLVQALRAAGFAAVVSGAGPSVLVLADGPGSRLDAVEVANQVTDTPWEALLLAVDVRGGTVGDRAEGST
- the rho gene encoding transcription termination factor Rho codes for the protein MTYKGVLVENLSETQNDQAAPTADAPVAEQATESAPAKKRAPRRANTATAAAKAAKAAEESGSAEAPAAAGDSAEAAEAAPKAKAPRRTRAKKADAEAPAEAAPAEAAPAAETTEAPAEAPKSARGRRTKKADAEASEAKTEKAEAAPADSAAETADAGTAQGGRAKNDAAKSESKNDGAAAKNEAEADAPSKDSSGEADNGEEQGGRGRSRNRNRNRGRGQGGGQEQAQNAPADDDQSGNGNGRNRQRNKRRSGGQVDEFETEITEDDVLIPIAGILDVLDNYAFVRTTGYLAGPSDVYVSLGQVKKYNLRKGDAVVGSIKQPREGEQQGRQKYNALVKVDSINGLSVDDAATRVEFGKLTPLYPQERLRLETAPEKLTQRIIDLVAPIGKGQRGLIVAPPKAGKTIVLQQIANAIAQNNPEVHLMVVLVDERPEEVTDMERTVKGEVIASTFDRPAEDHTTVAELAIERAKRLVELGRDVVVLLDSITRLGRAYNLAAPASGRVLTGGVDASALYPPKRFFGAARNIENGGSLTILATALVETGSKMDEVIFEEFKGTGNSELRLSRQLADKRIFPAVDVNASSTRREEMLLSADEVKITWKLRRALAGLDPQQALEVVLGKLKETHSNVEFLVQMQKSIPTLPSGAHGHDNNIR